One segment of Peptococcaceae bacterium DNA contains the following:
- a CDS encoding helix-turn-helix domain-containing protein: MADRLILNFGGTIYEHGYGLLAKKVMTDPSISINAKALYAYIISFAGTTETAWPGRTKICNDLGLSKERFSKCLKELVSAGFILAERERGEKGRLGGYIYTVVVVVEKNVDKSTSSPCLGNPDMDNQDLVHPDLEKPDNNNNNKIYKINRIKNNNNNSNQEMGYVPVGKRGGVVVSPISNNRTNTNEESQTIRKSREENGSHLSGVPEKSGCAGVNTNSYPDLRIDKTAGASRRFSANNRKLSALAKLDEVTKAEVERVRNIFSSRGMPVAINGSSVEALVEWTKCTDEELVSVIEQIQQLAEAGEVDNPAGLLVAGPNIVGDVLKGRKVVGKTKSRAGVSFEDWGTGW; the protein is encoded by the coding sequence ATGGCTGATAGGTTAATACTCAATTTCGGGGGAACCATCTACGAGCACGGGTACGGATTGTTAGCCAAAAAAGTCATGACCGATCCGAGTATCTCAATCAATGCGAAAGCACTATACGCATATATAATCAGCTTCGCGGGTACTACCGAAACGGCCTGGCCAGGCCGCACTAAAATCTGTAATGATTTAGGACTGTCAAAGGAGCGTTTTTCGAAGTGCCTCAAGGAGCTGGTTAGCGCCGGTTTTATTTTGGCTGAAAGGGAGCGAGGGGAAAAGGGTAGACTGGGAGGGTATATTTATACCGTTGTTGTTGTTGTTGAGAAGAACGTGGATAAATCCACATCTTCACCATGTCTGGGAAATCCAGACATGGATAATCAAGACCTGGTTCATCCAGACCTGGAAAAGCCAGACAACAATAATAATAACAAGATATATAAAATTAACAGAATAAAAAATAACAACAACAACAGCAATCAGGAAATGGGCTATGTACCGGTAGGGAAAAGAGGAGGTGTTGTTGTCAGCCCTATCAGTAACAACCGGACCAATACCAACGAGGAGAGCCAAACTATAAGGAAAAGTCGGGAGGAGAATGGTAGTCACTTGAGTGGAGTACCGGAAAAAAGTGGTTGTGCCGGTGTTAATACTAATTCTTATCCCGACTTAAGAATTGATAAAACTGCTGGAGCGAGCAGAAGGTTCTCAGCGAATAACAGGAAACTTTCGGCCCTAGCGAAGCTGGATGAAGTGACCAAGGCTGAAGTCGAAAGGGTCAGGAATATTTTCAGTTCCAGAGGTATGCCTGTTGCCATAAACGGGTCCAGCGTGGAAGCCCTGGTGGAGTGGACCAAATGCACGGACGAGGAGCTAGTTTCGGTAATAGAACAAATCCAACAATTGGCGGAGGCAGGTGAGGTGGATAACCCTGCCGGGCTTCTGGTGGCAGGCCCCAACATCGTCGGGGATGTGTTAAAAGGGCGAAAGGTAGTGGGGAAAACGAAATCTAGAGCTGGAGTTTCGTTTGAGGACTGGGGCACGGGATGGTAG
- a CDS encoding type II secretion system F family protein: protein MAYVILSLSLMFLILGIRKRKIEGHWATIRERMREIPQEAKEVSDLITAGVVVTSSQKAAVFVVGAALGLAAVYVLTGRYDFALLGLAAGAVAPRAWVKWKLDGQRRLFLSQLESVLNVMSSALIAGANAQQAWEQAALVSPYPARRVLEHVVKLTRSGHSLARALEITGGQVESRDLQVIAAATTLCTQTGGDIASVYNNIAETIRDKQTFKAQAEADLAQGNLTANLLAAIPFAFVALFRYLSPEYMAPLFNTASGLAVFLVGSALVAVGWVVVRNMMQVDY from the coding sequence TTGGCTTACGTCATACTATCGCTGAGTTTGATGTTTCTTATCCTGGGCATCCGGAAAAGAAAGATCGAGGGCCACTGGGCGACCATCCGCGAGCGGATGCGGGAGATACCCCAGGAAGCCAAAGAGGTCAGCGACCTCATAACAGCGGGCGTCGTCGTGACCTCCTCCCAGAAAGCGGCCGTTTTCGTCGTCGGGGCCGCGCTGGGGCTGGCCGCCGTGTACGTTCTGACCGGGCGGTACGACTTCGCCCTGCTCGGTCTTGCCGCGGGCGCGGTCGCGCCCCGCGCCTGGGTCAAGTGGAAACTGGACGGCCAGCGCAGGCTGTTTCTGTCCCAGCTCGAATCCGTGCTAAACGTGATGTCCTCCGCCTTAATCGCGGGGGCCAACGCGCAGCAGGCGTGGGAGCAGGCCGCGCTGGTTTCGCCGTACCCCGCGAGGAGGGTGCTTGAGCACGTGGTGAAGCTCACCCGTTCCGGGCACTCGCTGGCCAGGGCGCTGGAGATCACCGGGGGGCAGGTGGAATCCCGCGACCTCCAGGTTATCGCGGCGGCCACCACGCTCTGCACCCAGACCGGGGGCGACATCGCCTCCGTCTACAACAACATAGCCGAAACCATCAGGGACAAGCAGACCTTCAAGGCCCAGGCGGAGGCGGACCTGGCCCAGGGGAACCTCACGGCCAACCTGCTGGCGGCGATACCGTTCGCTTTCGTGGCCCTGTTCAGGTATCTTTCGCCTGAGTACATGGCCCCGCTGTTCAACACGGCCTCCGGGCTGGCGGTGTTTTTGGTCGGCTCGGCGCTGGTGGCGGTCGGGTGGGTGGTCGTCAGGAACATGATGCAGGTGGACTACTAG
- a CDS encoding copper amine oxidase N-terminal domain-containing protein encodes MVFAIGVDEYWVDNKTPGVKMDAAPFIENDRTFVPVRYLAYALGLTENDVAWDQEAKKVTLKGKATLEMWVGKPEIVSDGVSRVIDVAPVIKSEPSWRTYLPARFVAEGLGYEVDWDADTRTVICWPKGEAKPDVSAAVKDAVQRREEMENPKLEPREVVPGHVDGIDVTDKFPLIESKGPSLADMPIGVWY; translated from the coding sequence GTGGTGTTCGCCATCGGTGTAGACGAATACTGGGTGGACAACAAGACCCCGGGTGTCAAGATGGACGCCGCGCCGTTCATCGAGAACGACCGGACTTTCGTCCCGGTGCGATACCTGGCTTACGCCCTGGGCCTGACCGAGAACGACGTGGCTTGGGACCAGGAAGCCAAGAAAGTGACCCTCAAGGGCAAAGCTACCCTGGAGATGTGGGTAGGCAAGCCTGAAATCGTATCGGACGGTGTTTCTAGGGTCATAGACGTGGCTCCGGTCATCAAGTCCGAGCCGTCCTGGAGGACGTACCTTCCCGCCCGGTTCGTGGCCGAGGGCCTGGGGTACGAAGTGGACTGGGACGCCGACACCAGGACGGTAATCTGCTGGCCGAAGGGCGAGGCGAAACCGGACGTGTCTGCGGCCGTTAAGGACGCGGTACAAAGGCGGGAGGAGATGGAGAATCCGAAGCTGGAACCCAGGGAGGTTGTGCCGGGGCATGTTGATGGGATTGATGTAACGGACAAATTTCCGCTGATCGAATCTAAGGGGCCTTCGCTGGCCGACATGCCCATTGGGGTATGGTATTAA
- a CDS encoding type II secretion system F family protein, whose translation MAKIAATASVFGALAMGLFFYALFKPAETTVKEKFDAGIRLASALGPWTTVVFPEAVREETAKKFLWAGRSDITPSEFLSLKLFLGGAIGAFGVLMTLAGKNALPVFLIAFLGYVFPDLQLNRQIRERQRKIRRDTPEFAVLLATVLEAGGGNIINALVMVGRTLGGEIGKEIEMALHEMNTGKRRSLALKDMAARCGVEEFTQLMDAIVQAEYYGVPLAKAAREFAGKTREIRRREAEKRIKQQTVKMIFPMVIFFILPILVFVGYPALRQFAVILGH comes from the coding sequence GTGGCGAAGATAGCGGCGACAGCGAGCGTTTTTGGGGCGCTGGCGATGGGGCTCTTTTTTTACGCCCTATTTAAGCCGGCCGAAACGACGGTCAAGGAAAAGTTCGACGCGGGGATCAGGCTGGCCAGCGCCTTGGGACCCTGGACGACCGTGGTGTTTCCCGAGGCGGTGAGGGAGGAAACGGCGAAGAAGTTCCTTTGGGCGGGCAGAAGCGACATCACCCCGTCCGAGTTTCTGTCGCTAAAGCTGTTTCTGGGCGGGGCGATAGGGGCCTTCGGGGTGCTGATGACCCTGGCGGGCAAGAACGCACTGCCGGTGTTTCTGATCGCCTTTCTTGGGTACGTTTTCCCCGACCTGCAACTTAACCGGCAGATTCGGGAGAGGCAGAGGAAAATCCGGAGGGACACGCCGGAATTCGCCGTTCTTTTGGCTACCGTGCTGGAGGCCGGGGGCGGCAACATCATCAACGCCCTGGTGATGGTGGGGAGGACGCTGGGAGGTGAGATAGGAAAGGAGATCGAGATGGCCCTGCACGAGATGAACACGGGCAAGAGGCGTTCCCTGGCCTTAAAGGACATGGCCGCCCGCTGCGGGGTGGAGGAGTTCACCCAGCTGATGGACGCCATCGTCCAGGCAGAATACTACGGCGTGCCGCTGGCGAAGGCGGCGAGGGAGTTCGCCGGCAAGACCAGGGAGATAAGGCGGCGGGAAGCCGAGAAAAGGATCAAACAGCAAACCGTGAAGATGATCTTCCCGATGGTGATATTCTTCATCCTGCCGATACTGGTGTTCGTGGGATATCCCGCCCTGCGGCAGTTTGCCGTAATTTTAGGACACTGA
- a CDS encoding topoisomerase C-terminal repeat-containing protein, translating to MNCPACGKTIVEAGNSFRCDCAVVPKTMLGKRVTPEILLELLANRRTGVLHGFVSRKNGKEFSSSLIIDEEGKVRFEFDRRQGENGEARIRIISRNSGSAQVTIEGVVRRDFHVDYGHVSSRMAECLALITAVFLIRHILKDIAFVNLDIRLNNLDFSRHILKERVPREMAMRDALDTLFAVLDRFKNWTAQYTPEKRVRLAGSPHSDRFPEGIFPGINVGLKEDGDKLIVTFPPDRPDVQEQFLASIRNSAPKDRVSCSVPLSSKSACLAWLSSVKKDSSI from the coding sequence ATGAATTGCCCCGCGTGCGGCAAGACCATAGTCGAGGCCGGCAATTCGTTCAGGTGCGACTGCGCGGTCGTCCCTAAGACCATGTTGGGGAAACGGGTAACGCCGGAAATTCTTCTCGAATTGCTGGCCAACAGGAGGACCGGTGTCCTGCACGGGTTCGTTTCCAGGAAGAACGGCAAGGAATTCAGTTCGTCGCTGATCATCGACGAAGAAGGGAAGGTAAGGTTCGAGTTTGACCGGAGACAGGGAGAAAACGGCGAGGCGAGGATCAGGATAATCTCCCGCAACTCCGGTTCCGCCCAGGTCACGATCGAAGGCGTCGTCCGCAGAGACTTCCACGTGGATTATGGCCACGTTTCTTCCAGGATGGCCGAGTGTCTAGCGCTGATCACCGCAGTATTCTTGATCAGGCACATCCTGAAGGACATAGCTTTTGTTAATCTGGATATACGCCTGAACAACCTCGACTTCTCCCGGCACATACTGAAGGAGCGGGTTCCGCGCGAAATGGCGATGCGGGACGCCCTGGACACGCTGTTTGCCGTTCTTGATAGGTTCAAAAACTGGACGGCCCAGTACACGCCGGAAAAAAGGGTCCGGTTGGCAGGGAGTCCCCACAGCGACCGGTTCCCGGAGGGGATATTCCCAGGTATCAACGTCGGGTTGAAGGAGGACGGCGACAAGCTGATAGTCACGTTCCCTCCCGACCGTCCCGACGTGCAGGAGCAATTCCTGGCGTCCATCAGGAATTCAGCGCCCAAAGACCGCGTTTCCTGCTCTGTGCCGCTGTCGTCGAAGTCTGCTTGCCTTGCGTGGTTGAGCAGCGTTAAGAAGGACTCGTCAATATAG
- a CDS encoding PQQ-binding-like beta-propeller repeat protein, translating to MKRFMALVVLLMTVLTAPAFAKDWTEFGGSPERLRYSTEDMGPPVYLAWTHQAGASMSQPVVVGDRIYHLGGDKLWVYDAKADGQYEVVKEVRNGGTPSHSDPTYANGGVYYGTGANKKGVFSLAFYDPETKDPVYVNLSSEIVTAPLVLDGDITVVATCDGKIYAVRGLSSGAGKRKSFQVGTGRITSSAGRLSGDSFVMGFDADRRVAAFRVGVDQSGGPMLAKLWEFKTTSGVPASISVDGDRIYFSDKAAHFYCLDRSGNLVWKNSDFSGGFINDSPAVSPTGVFFSIRDYKGKGRLVRVDKATGKSVWSAGLEAKGANSPIIWARAGAVVAGDTNGKMYVFNGANGDPYPAFLKDGKVSPTYQMTGAEIGPGYSRFSGSGAQIALSSGSMDEGVLLGGANVSETEGALYCWRLSRPVDLGLENARLDNEEGTKASVDARFLLGKDPLDTDISWEIISFDKPLSDLAAMTPEQLLQLLPNKAEISGFAPGETRVFTVDVPPESAGKVVFAINPSRQKPLGELDWGNNFAEVKLPTRCTDISVVNPYYKSGSNIYTGMKFELGAYVKRDNQGPDGPVPVKVVFTGPDGSSHTTTVNLSKGETKRVSITPTVYRPGTATFTITAEPVGVEDCAPGNNRARISVNVQQDPSMPIPDSKIWVALVSSR from the coding sequence GTGAAAAGATTCATGGCGTTGGTCGTGCTTTTGATGACGGTTTTGACTGCGCCCGCTTTCGCGAAGGACTGGACTGAGTTCGGTGGCTCTCCCGAGCGGTTGAGGTACTCCACCGAGGACATGGGGCCGCCGGTTTACTTGGCCTGGACTCACCAGGCGGGGGCCAGCATGAGCCAGCCGGTAGTGGTCGGGGACAGAATCTACCACCTGGGCGGGGACAAGCTCTGGGTGTATGACGCAAAGGCTGATGGCCAATACGAGGTCGTCAAAGAAGTCAGAAACGGCGGTACACCTTCCCACTCCGACCCGACCTATGCCAACGGTGGGGTTTACTACGGCACGGGGGCCAATAAAAAAGGGGTTTTTTCTTTGGCGTTTTATGATCCAGAAACAAAAGACCCCGTATATGTTAATTTATCCAGCGAAATCGTGACCGCGCCCCTGGTTCTGGATGGGGATATTACTGTGGTCGCAACCTGTGACGGGAAAATCTATGCCGTGCGGGGCTTAAGCAGCGGGGCCGGGAAAAGAAAATCGTTCCAGGTAGGCACTGGCCGCATAACCTCCTCTGCTGGCCGTCTGAGCGGGGACTCCTTCGTCATGGGGTTTGACGCCGATCGGCGGGTGGCAGCGTTCAGGGTGGGTGTGGACCAGAGCGGGGGGCCAATGCTGGCAAAGTTGTGGGAATTCAAAACCACCTCCGGGGTTCCCGCCTCGATCTCGGTGGACGGTGACCGCATTTACTTCTCCGACAAAGCCGCCCATTTCTACTGCCTCGACCGAAGCGGCAACCTGGTGTGGAAGAACTCCGACTTCAGCGGAGGGTTCATCAACGACTCTCCGGCGGTTTCCCCGACTGGGGTATTCTTCTCAATCCGCGACTACAAGGGCAAGGGCCGCCTGGTGAGAGTGGACAAAGCCACCGGCAAGTCGGTGTGGTCGGCGGGGCTGGAAGCCAAGGGAGCCAACAGCCCTATCATCTGGGCCAGAGCGGGCGCTGTGGTAGCAGGGGACACCAACGGCAAGATGTACGTGTTCAACGGGGCCAATGGCGACCCGTACCCGGCTTTCCTCAAGGACGGCAAAGTGTCTCCGACCTACCAGATGACCGGGGCCGAGATTGGGCCGGGTTACAGCCGGTTCTCCGGCTCGGGGGCGCAGATCGCCTTGTCCTCCGGGAGCATGGACGAAGGCGTCCTCCTGGGCGGGGCGAACGTGAGCGAAACCGAGGGAGCGCTCTACTGCTGGAGGCTGTCTAGGCCGGTAGACCTGGGCCTGGAGAACGCCCGTCTGGACAACGAGGAGGGCACTAAAGCCAGCGTGGACGCACGGTTCCTGTTGGGGAAAGACCCCCTGGACACTGATATTTCCTGGGAAATAATTTCTTTCGACAAACCTCTGTCCGACCTGGCGGCCATGACTCCCGAGCAGCTCCTCCAGCTTTTGCCCAACAAGGCCGAAATATCGGGGTTTGCTCCCGGGGAAACGCGCGTTTTCACGGTGGACGTACCGCCCGAGTCTGCCGGCAAGGTGGTGTTTGCCATCAACCCTTCCCGACAGAAACCCCTGGGGGAACTGGACTGGGGCAACAACTTCGCCGAGGTCAAGCTGCCGACCAGGTGCACCGATATATCGGTGGTCAACCCGTATTACAAATCTGGAAGCAATATTTACACGGGGATGAAGTTTGAATTAGGCGCTTATGTCAAGCGGGACAACCAGGGGCCGGACGGACCGGTGCCGGTTAAAGTGGTCTTTACCGGGCCAGATGGGTCCAGCCACACTACGACCGTGAATCTCAGCAAAGGCGAAACCAAAAGAGTGAGTATTACGCCTACCGTCTACCGTCCGGGGACAGCGACCTTCACTATCACCGCTGAACCGGTGGGCGTCGAAGACTGCGCCCCGGGTAACAACAGGGCGCGTATATCTGTAAACGTGCAGCAAGACCCCAGTATGCCGATCCCCGACAGCAAAATCTGGGTGGCGCTGGTTTCTTCGAGGTGA